gaaattttcaaaaacagttgCCAAAATTTGCCCCCGAGTACATAATCCTTCTTTATCGTTTAGTGACCTCGTTTTCACTTTTCGGTCCCGGCCACCATACCGTTCCGGATAGGACGGAAGGAGGAGCATTCCGGACGACCCAGCATGGCCGCAGCAAAAGTTTATGCAAAATTGTAGCATTTTTGGGAGGCTCGTGCTTGCCGAAGGTGGTCGTTTGGTGGAGGATGTTTCACATGGTGGCGACTACAAGTTCTCTGGAAAAAGTATCAAGTTAGGTCCGACATAAGCAGAGCAGAgcagattatgaaaaaaaaaacaaacttatatttacgaacccaacgcaacaattAGCACCTCGATCCGGCGCTTCGAGAGATGTTCGGATCACGATGTAACTTAAATTGGATTTcggaatgttcaaaaaaaatccctacATCGCATGAAATCCAAAACGCATTTGACACCCTGTAATTGCgccctttttttctctctcaacTTTACATTTAAATTAATAATGACGACGATAAAGCGCTCATTTTCCACCCGCCATAACCATCATCTCGCCAGCGTAAGGTTCCGTGTGCCGTGTGATGTCCTGGTGTTGTTTTTGCGCCGCCGGAAACTTTTGCTCTGGCCTCGACGCCACCGCTCTGCCCACCGCTTTTTATCGCGTTAATCACCACCGGTGGAATAATACATATATTTAGTTTACTGGTCTCATCCCTTTTTCTCCGGTCGTTTATttgctgcttcttcttcttctttcgtGTCCTCTTGTGATGTTAGTTAAATGGGGCTGCAGACACGTCCACCGTGCAGCAGCGCAAGGTAGACACTCTCCTCCTGATGGTAATCCTTTTCCGGCTCGTTGGCTCGACGATGGTCCCCAGTCGCGACGCCGTGGTTGATGAAGCTTTCAAACCCGCCCTTAAACTAGGTAATATGACGACTATATCCTAGAGACACGTGATGATGCTGATGCTGGTGATGATCTCAGCTCAACTCAATTCAACTCTCTTGCTGTGGTgctggtgctgttgctggtggtCGGAAGTGTCTCCCTCGGTAAAGTAAGGATGTTGCATGGCCTGAAAGGTAAAAGACGAAGTaaaggaaggaaggaaggaagtAGGATGTAGTAAAGAAGCTTAATGCGATGAGATGTTTTTATTTCATGAGTATTAATGACTTTCTAATTGGTGCTGGAAGCGTGCCAGAGTTGCCGCAGTGCGTAAGGAAAAACTGTAATTTGTTATGGAGGAGAAAAGGCTGTTTCGGCTGTTAATTTGGTCATTAGTGAACCTGGATTAACCCTGTAACTTGTGTGGtgctgtttttatttatttatttattgagttaCCACAAAAAGGAAATTTTATGCAGAAAGTATTCGTGACAATCTATCAATTAACATTCTATATTAcaatttcaaaaggtcctatcaaaaGGTTTTAGagaattatgttaatttttaatggaaaacaggaaatttcttttaaaataggTATATAATTTGGGAAGAGAAgattttcaacaacaaaaatcataCTTTACAACAACATTTAGGAAAAtacttttcaatgtttttatttttttaaataaaggccgttgcaaatatttttcaaagtttatgtggaATTTCAAGCCTGACTTTCGAAATTTCAGAGCAAAAAGTATCCCAAAATGCTTTACAGTTATGctagcatccaaaatttacaaaatatcaataaattcataaaaatatattttttccaaagattTAATGTCTTTTAACGATCTGTGGtaccaacattttaaatttattaaaatcttaaaacttctttttttgactaaaaatgCATAAATGAGGATCTCTTttgaatagtttacaatcgagtaaactattttttttttcaatttcggtaaatttaaaaaaaaattctcagcgATCAAATGTcttatcttcaatgtttcttagccGAATTTTTAcgaagttttcgaaaaaaatattttcgctcATGAGTACTATTTTAGAAAATCGAAGAACTGAaagttttcagttaaaaatcaaatcgaattgaggtggccatatctcgaaaacggtgcaatttgctaataaaaaaatttattaaaaaaatgcagtcAAAAAAAACTGGGGTAAGATTTTatcctccaaaaaaaaaaaatccctaaataaTCATGACTTAGCGGCAAGCTTTTTGGCGGTAATTATCTAAGGCTTAAAATTTGCGGGTTTTGTccctaaaaaatataaagataaaaataaaataacacaaattttataatttatttttttgtaaaagagaTGATTCAAACACaggcagaaaaaaatatataaaaaaaaaccttttttttcagaatagtcctcatcaatacctaaaaTTTGGCCGAatccaaaccgatcagaaacttcttcaaaatttgtatggacagctgccaaaattgtatggagactggtatgggtgaaccaatgacacaaaatggcttcttcgtTCATAGTCAAAGTCAAAATATCTTAAATACTGAATATTTCAGACGTTTGAAAAGTTATTAAATGTACTCAAAtcttattaattttcaaaaaaatatttgcggttTAATTCGCAACAATTTCTCTTAATTGAAAAAGGCAAATTCATTAATTTAAGACAAGTATGTGTAACAGTTGCACTTGttagcatttatttatttatttattttggtttttccgTTCGTctttaaatgtaatttgatcTCCGTTACCACGGTAATCAATGTAGGTGATGTTAGCCCTCACGATCGTTGGTAACTTTCGTTACCGGTTTAAGACCTGGAGAGAGAATCTCGCGGAGGTCGCTCATATGTTGAATCCTTCGGGAAGACGGAAAGGGACGGTCAGAGCCATTGCCGACCGCTAGAGTGAGACGGGAACTCAGATCTTTAAAGATCCGAAGAAGCCCGAGGCAATCTCCGGGAAACGGCGTGCCAAAAGTACGTCTGGGGCCACCTTCCCCGTTCTGAGGAAGCTAGTACTCGTTCACTTTGTCCCAGACCTTTGTGAAGTGTGGAGTGCGCAGACTTTTATCCCGGGTTCCCTTGTCCAGTCCTGAGGTTTTTAAAGTGGCGTGGTAGTGTTTCCGGTTAGGTCTTAAATTCTAACTTCTCCCCCTAGATCTCGTCGAAGTTAGAAGTTTGTGTGTGCGAAGAAGTTAGCCTAGTGCGCGGCCTAGCTAGAGATCAGGTAAACCGTTACCCCGTGCGAATTATCCCCGTGCATGTGCTAACCTCATTCGCGAAGTTCGAAGGCTTCGCTTCTCTCGCCCTACCAGCCAAGCAGCACCAGAAGGAGATCGAGCGCACGTCCACCACCGCCCCGCATCGAGTGTGGGACAAGATTCAGCCCGGCACACGCTACATCGCCGGAAGCGACGAGCCGTCAACATCTCGTCTGGAGGAGGGTCTCGGACCTCCTGGCGGTTCCATCCGCCCACGTGCTGGCCCGGAAAGTCCATTCCCAGCCCGCGCAACATCATCAAAGTCGACCGCGCGATCGCAGGTCGAACCGACATCGTCGTCCACGCCGGCTACGAGCACGTGGCgagaaacagcagcagcagcatcaacaaGTAACAGGAGCAACAGCAGCAGTCCGGTGAGTCCGTTCTTTTTCTGCGGGTGAAGGGTGACTACCACAGAAGGCGTCACGAATGACGCGGACGCCATTTTGATGGAGGGCGTCCATTTTGTTTAGCGCGTGTTGCCATGCGCCCGGAGTGTGACGGCATTTATTGATTCGCCCCACACATCCACGAAATCGCACTCTAGTGCCTTTTGTCTGCCGCAGTCCGCTTGACTGCCGGTGACGTCAGCGATCAGCTGTTCCAGCTGACGAGTTGGAGATATGGTAGAGGTTTGAGCACAAAAGCACGAGGTAACAGAAGAACGAAGAGTAGACAGTATGGAGAGCGAACGCACACAGTAGGAGATGTCTAGACACTAGAAAACGAAACAATGAATGAAATACAAATATGTTAGACTAGTCCAATAAACGAGCACCTTTTCTGATTCCCTGCCAACTAAATTATGAGTAATTATTCTGGAGTTCAATAAAAGTCCCTGCAGTTAAAATGAGCTCACGTGTTAGTTTTTCTGGTCGATCCGGAGCGCTGCTTCCGTCACTTTAGGGTCCGTTCCCAGTCCCTTCCTCCCCAATGCAAAAGTTCTGCGTATTTCCCATGCTTCGTGAAGTTCTCTGGTGGCGGGTGTCGGTACTACCCATGATGATTCATACGGGCACGGGGGGTCCTATACTGGCGGATTTCTGAGGAGCTTTTTCGGGAGGCTGAGCTTTCCGTACCGTTCTTGTGGGTCACTTTGGTACGCTGGCCGATTCGATCTTGCTTcttccctgggaagaagttcaACCGAGCACCTCTTCGAGAGTCTCaaaccgggcaaatttaacatggCGGGCAGTCTCCCTCACGGGAGTGGCGCATAAGCTGCACCGTTTCCAACCGATCGAATCGCAACGGCTACATATGTCGGCAGCGTGACCACTccaattccattttcaaattcccgacttttccataagctcaaaaaatagacatttcttatctaaataaaggtttaaaaaaactctttataaaaaaagttaatattaaccatcgaaaaaaagctaaacaaatttaaaaaatcaaactacttaaaaagaaactcaacaacaaactcctaaaaaatactttaaaaattgaaacactcattattttaattcagagtagaaacataaacaaataatagtctttgaaaaataaccgaaaacataaaaatacttataatttcaattttaattttttaactggcaaacgtatagtttttgatacttcatttcaactggaaatggcaaaaagttaaatattcttaattttattttatttaaattcaaagaGTGCTTAAAATTAAGTTCCcttctaaattttgtaaattttgatattgatttttttaatcaatgctgaTGTATCCAGTtatcagtatttaactgttttattttttttttcaatgaaaaaaaaatctagcttaatctATAGTAATTTACCCCCCATActcgcaaaaaaagttcaagataagcctttggaaaaaaatcgaaatgacttaatgaaaattttccaccaaaaaaaacattgccacaCTCAATATTAAAACAGAATCATAACTTTACGCTGGCCATAATCGTTAAAATAaggttctatttttctattagtTTTTCACTAACTTTGTTGCtgtttttagttaaatttgttttataaatagatcttgtttgataaataaaaataagtaaaaatctgttgattaaagaaaaattaatttttttgtcaaaagcaatcaatatttattatattattcAGTGTCTGAAATGGCCTTTTTCATTCTGACATagattgaaattgtgaaaagaaccttaaatttaaagtatgtTACTGAAGAAAAATTTAgggaatttaatatttaatttgaaaattgtacaaaatatgacaaaattattcaagagtaaAATAGTaagaaagaaaataattttcaaacaagtatgcttggaattcccgacttttcccgactttttgacaaaaaatcacaaattcccgactttttcccgattttttgcggattttggcgaattccagactttttcccgactttcccgatttcccgacttgagtggccaccctgatgtcgatttttcactaattttaaaatatttttccggCTTGTCTGTCGAATTTCCGAGTATTTTTTCCCAGTTTTCTCCCGGTGGAAttaaatttccaactttttcgCGAGGTGTTCAACACTGCTTATTGTCACGGAATCTGAAAAACAGTTCAAGATATCACAATATTTTTacacccttttcaaatgttacaaCATAAATTTAAACGGCCTGAAAAGAATTTTGCGTAACAGAGCTTTGCAGAGGGTCAACTTCTTCAAAGCAATAAATATTTCTATCCCTCTTTTTCGAAAGCTTCTAACTAAAAACATTTCAAGAAAACACAAGCATTAAAAAAAGGCATTTCAAACTCACCTCCTCCGCCGTCAACCGCCTACTCGGATTGTACCGCACCAACCCATCGACCAGCCCGATCTCGCACTTGGTCGTACAGCTGGGAAAAATGTCCTCCCACCGTTCGCCCTTCGCATTGGGAAACCGAATCTTGTTATAGTCAGGCAAACTGCGCACCTCGGGCCAATCCTTCAGATTCGGCGTGCCCAGCGTGCGTACCACCAGCGCCAACTGCTCGATATCGGTAGCGCCGGAAAACAGCGGCACTCCTCGGAGCATCTCCGCAAAAACACACCCGGCGGCCCACAAATCTATCGACGGTCCGTACGTCTGGCAGCCCCAGAGGATCTCCGGCGCGCGGTACCACCGGGTTGCGACCTGCGGGCTGTACACCTTCGTTAGGTCCTGGTCGTTGAAGAGTCGGGCGAGGCCGAAATCGGCGATTTTCAGCACGTCCTTGCTGTCGATGAGGAGATTGGCGGGTTTGATGTCCCGGTGCATGATCCGGAGTCCGTGC
This is a stretch of genomic DNA from Culex pipiens pallens isolate TS chromosome 1, TS_CPP_V2, whole genome shotgun sequence. It encodes these proteins:
- the LOC120422584 gene encoding cyclin-dependent kinase 20; translation: MDDYMPPRYQMLGRIGEGVHGVVVKARDLSNDDKIVAIKKLTLRTKHGWIAPCAIREIKVLQNSQCENILSLLDMYPDLSGMSLVFEYMPHTLYSRMKDEEHPLSRGETRRFMAMLLNGLQYLHGLRIMHRDIKPANLLIDSKDVLKIADFGLARLFNDQDLTKVYSPQVATRWYRAPEILWGCQTYGPSIDLWAAGCVFAEMLRGVPLFSGATDIEQLALVVRTLGTPNLKDWPEVRSLPDYNKIRFPNAKGERWEDIFPSCTTKCEIGLVDGLVRYNPSRRLTAEEAMQHPYFTEGDTSDHQQQHQHHSKRVELS